The Procambarus clarkii isolate CNS0578487 chromosome 7, FALCON_Pclarkii_2.0, whole genome shotgun sequence genome window below encodes:
- the LOC138357759 gene encoding uncharacterized protein gives MPVVATASTTANRSTTADKSTTADVSTTSDTCTTSDTSTTSDTCTTSDTCTTADTSTTSDTCTTADTSTTADTSTTSDTCTTSDTCTTADTSTTSDTCTTADTSTTADTSTTSDTCTTADTSTTADTSTTADTSTTADTGIILTRGLSRVIATVIGRTSK, from the coding sequence ATGCCCGTTGTGGCAACTGCATCTACTACTGCTAACAGATCTACTACAGCTGACAAATCTACCACTGCTGATGTGTCTACCACTTCTGACACGTGTACCACTTCTGACACGTCTACCACTTCTGACACGTGTACCACTTCTGACACGTGTACCACTGCTGACACGTCTACCACTTCTGACACGTGTACCACTGCTGACACGTCTACCACTGCTGACACGTCTACCACTTCTGACACGTGTACCACTTCTGACACGTGTACCACTGCTGACACGTCTACCACTTCTGACACGTGTACCACTGCTGACACGTCTACCACTGCTGACACGTCTACCACTTCTGACACGTGTACCACTGCTGACACGTCTACCACTGCTGACACGTCTACCACTGCTGACACGTCTACCACTGCTGACACAGGAATAATTCTTACACGCGGTCTTTCTCGTGTGATAGCGACGGTAATCGGCAGGACGAGCAAATGA
- the LOC138357762 gene encoding salivary glue protein Sgs-3-like, with translation MQCISEGNVIKVSIWEQMAAVATKPLVGAAQTASRWPTDYQTASRWPTDYQTTSRWPTDYQTSSRWPTDYQTSSRWPTDYQTSSRGPTDYQTISRWPTDYQTTSRWPTDYQTSSRWPTDYQTTSRGPTDYQSTSRGPTGYQTTSRGPTDYQSTSRGPTDYQTTSRGPTDYQTTSRRPHGLPDNI, from the exons ATGCAGTGTATCAGCGAAGGCAACGTCATTAAAGTGAGCATCTGGGAGCAAATGGCCGCAGTAGCCACCAAGCCTCTGGTCGGAGCAGCTCAG ACAGCGTCTAGGTGGCCCACGGACTACCAGACAGCGTCTAGGTGGCCCACGGACTACCAGACAACATCTAGGTGGCCCACGGACTACCAGACATCATCTAGGTGGCCCACGGACTACCAGACATCATCTAGGTGGCCCACGGACTACCAGACATCATCTAGGGGGCCCACGGACTACCAGACAATATCTAGGTGGCCCACGGACTACCAGACAACATCTAGGTGGCCCACGGACTACCAGACATCATCTAGGTGGCCCACGGACTACCAGACAACATCTAGGGGGCCCACGGACTACCAGTCAACATCTAGAGGGCCCACGGGCTACCAGACAACATCTAGGGGACCCACGGACTACCAGTCAACATCTAGGGGGCCCACGGACTACCAGACAACATCTAGGGGGCCCACGGACTACCAGACAACATCTAGGAGGCCCCACGGACTACCAGACAACATCTAG
- the LOC138357764 gene encoding uncharacterized protein, with protein sequence MPQKITPINSETPLKITPINSETPLKITPINSDTPRKITPINSDTPLKITPINSDTPLKITPINTETPLKITPINTETPLKITPINTETPLKITPINSETPLKITPINSDTPLKITPINTETPLKITPINSDTPRKITPINTETPRKITPINSDTPRKITPINSDTPLKITPINSDTPRKITPINTETPLKITRSHYKLLKRGVIVITFHIDLLMRELTCNSFGPELYNCLNCRP encoded by the coding sequence ATGCCCCAGAAGATCACCCCCATTAACAGTGAGACGCCCCTGAAGATCACCCCCATTAACAGTGAAACACCCCTGAAGATCACACCCATTAACAGTGACACGCCCCGGAAGATCACACCCATTAACAGTGACACGCCCCTGAAGATCACACCCATTAACAGTGACACGCCCCTGAAGATCACACCCATTAACACTGAGACGCCCCTGAAGATCACACCCATTAACACTGAGACGCCCCTGAAGATCACACCCATTAACACTGAGACGCCCCTGAAGATCACACCCATTAACAGTGAGACGCCCCTGAAGATCACACCCATTAACAGTGACACGCCCCTGAAGATCACACCCATTAACACTGAGACGCCCCTGAAGATCACACCCATTAACAGTGACACGCCCCGGAAGATCACACCCATTAACACTGAGACGCCCCGGAAGATCACACCCATTAACAGTGACACGCCCCGGAAGATCACACCCATTAACAGTGACACGCCCCTGAAGATCACACCCATTAACAGTGACACGCCCCGGAAGATCACACCCATTAACACTGAGACGCCCCTGAAGATCACCCGCTCTCATTATAAGCTCTTGAAGCGGGGCGTTATTGTAATAACCTTCCATATCGACTTACTAATGAGAGAATTAACCTGCAATTCCTTTGGTCCGGAACTTTATAATTGTCTCAACTGTAGACCATAA